Part of the Halalkalibacter krulwichiae genome is shown below.
ATTTTACTAATAGTAGCATTATTAACTGCATGGATGACTTTACTAAAGCCTTCTTTCATAGAAGATAAGCCTTTCATGAAAAGTCTTTTTCAAGTCCATCCATCATGGCTTTTCATTCGAATTCTAGGATTTATATTTGCGGTAATGACATTGCTTAAATTAGGTCCAGAGTGGGTCTGGTCAGGCGATACAGGTGGGCTTTTATTATTTGAATTGATACCATTATTGTTTACCATCTTTCTCTTTGCGGGATTATTCTTACCTTTGTTATTAAACTATGGGTTGCTTGAATTCTTCGGTGTCATGCTTAATAAGGTTATGAGGCCAGTATTCACGTTGCCAGGTCGTTCTTCCATTGATTGCTTAGCTTCTTGGATGGGAGATGGAACAATAGGTGTTCTGCTTACAAATAAACAATACGAAGAAGGTTTTTATACAAAACGAGAGGCCGCTGTTATAGGGACAACTTTCTCTGTTGTATCCATTACCTTTAGTATCGTCATTTTAACATATATGAATTTAGAACATTTATTTATCCAATATTATTTAACGATAGTATTAGCGGGTTTTGTCGCTGCTGTTATTTGTCCGCGGATTCCTCCTTTATCGAGAAAGCCAAATACTTATATCGTTGAAGGCAAACAAACGGAAACCAATGATTTAGGAGAGCTAAACTTGTTTCAATATGGTTTGAAGTTAGCGGTACGACGTGCGAGTGCAAATACAGGGGTTGCTAGTACTGTTAAAGGCGGAGTAAAAAATGTTTTCGATATGTGGTTTGGTGTTATCCCAGTTGTAATGGCTTTAGGTACCCTTGCTTTAGTCGCAGCTGAGCATACAATCATATTCGAGGTGTTAGGAGCACCATTTGTGCCAATCTTATCTGTTTTGCAAGTACCTGAAGCAGCACAGGCAGCGCAAACAATGGTAGTAGGATTTGCAGATATGTTTTTACCAGCTGTTATTGGCAGCGGAATCGAAAGTGATTTTACTAGATTTGTGATTGCTTGTGTTTCTGTAACTCAGTTAATATATATGTCAGAGGTAGGAGGGTTACTGCTTGCTTCTAAACTTCCGGTTACATTCCTCGATTTAGTAATCATATTTTTAGAGCGAACAATTATTACACTCCCAATTATCGTGTTAATGGCTCATATTATTTTTTAAAAGAGGTATTTTCAAAAGGCAAACATTGTCATTTTGGAAATGCCTTTATTGATAAGGGGTTTTAGCATGAATGCATCTTGCCTTATTCAAATTGTTCATGTACGATTTTGATTAGATGACTTGACATAAGGGGTACTCAGATGGCTTATGATAAATATATATTAGCAGAATCCGTAGGTTATAAAATTACAAACACGGCTAGGTTAGTTACTAACAGGCTAAATAACAATTTCAAGCAAAATGATTTACCGGTAACGAATGAACAATGGGCCATTATGATACGGTTATGGGAAGAAGATGGTCTAACACAAAATCGCCTCGCTTCTCTAACGAATAAAGATTCAGCTAGTGTTTCTAGGCTAATTAACAATATGATAAAAAGAGATCTCGTAACTCGCATTCCTCATCCTGTCGATAAAAGAACCAATTTAATTTTCTTAACAAATGCCGGAAAAAGTTTACAAGTAGCAATGATTGAACAGGCCCAAAAGACAGTAGAACAGATATCACAGAATATAAGTGATGAGGATATGAAGACATTTTTAAAAGTTTTATATCAAATAGATGAAAATTTATCAGATTAATCAACAAAGCACTTATTCTAATTGAGAATGAAGTGCTTTTTGTTTTATTGATACGGAATGCTATTGGTCCTTTGTTGTTTAAACAATTATATTGAATGTATATTTATATTGTAATATTTGACTTGCATGCCTTAAAAAATCTTTTTCGGAAATATAGTTGTTTAAACAATTATTTAATTAGATAGTATTGACAATCATTATCGACTAGCTTTAAAATGAAATTAGAGCGATAATCATTATCAATTTAATTGCTCTATTCTTTTGTTTCTTATTGAATATGATTATCATTTACGCTATTTATGAGGCTTATAGGAAACGAGATAAATCTGTAGAGATAGAAAGAGTAGGCCCAGTTATGCGAAAACGTTATCTAGTCATTATTTTGATTCTTTTATCAATTGCTTCTTTGTTCATAGGAGTGAGAGATATATCACCCTTGGATATTTTTCGGTTAAGCGAAGAGCAAATTCAAACACTTTTGATTGTTCGATTTCCAAGACTTATAAGCATTATTATTGCCGGAGTTGGGATGAGTGTCTGTGGTCTAATCATGCAGCAACTGACAAGAAATCGATTTGTTTCTCCAACAACTGCTGGTACATTAGATTCTGCTAGGCTCGGAATCTTAGTATCTTTGATCCTATTTACTTCTGCTAGCCCCCTTCAAAAAATGCTTGTTGCTTTTGCTTTTGCATTAATAGGGACGTTTATTTTCATGAAGATATTGGAGCGAATTAAATTCAAAGATACGATTTTTATTCCGCTTGTTGGTCTTATGTTCGGGAACATTGTTAGCTCAATTACAACTTTTTTCGCCTACCGTTTTGACTTAATTCAAAACATGTCTGCATGGCTACAAGGAAACTTTGCTGGAATTGTACGAGGAAGTTATGAACTTTTATACATAAGTATTCCCGTATTATTAATTGCCTATTTCTTTGCTAATCGCTTCACTGTTGCTGGAATGGGTGAAGAATTTTCAGTGAATCTTGGATTGAATTATAAACAGGTTGTGAATATTGGGTTAATTATTGTTGCATTAATAACATCCGTTGTTGTATTAACCGTAGGGATGATTCCATTCCTTGGATTAATTATTCCGAATATCGTTACGATTTATAAAGGTGATAATTTAAGAGAAAATCTTCCGTATACAGCCCTTTTAGGAGCAATATTTGTTCTGTTCTGTGATATTTTAGGGCGTTTAATTATATATCCTTATGAGATAGCGATTGGTCTCACTGTTGGAGTTATTGGTAGCGGTATTTTTCTTTATTTATTGTTAAGGAGAAAACGTTATGGGTTTTAAAGGGAAGTTAATATCGTTACTCGTTATAGCAGTTGGACTGACTGTTCTATATATGACGGTTGGGGCAAATGGTAACTGGGAATATGTCCTGCCAAGAAGAGGATATAAAATCGCAGCAATTATCTTAACTGGAGCAGCAATTGCATTTTCAACTATGGTGTTTCAAACAATCACCAATAACCGAATATTAACACCTAGTATTATAGGTTTAGATTCCCTATATATGTTAATTCAAACATTTATTATTTTCACTTTTGGATCATTGAGCATTGTGATGGTAAATAAGCATTTAAATTTTGCTGTATCTGTAGGGTTAATGATTTTATTTGCCGGTGTGTTCTTTAAACTACTTTTCAAAAGAGAAGGAAGTAACATTTACTTCTTATTATTAATAGGATTGATTTTTGGTACTTTATTCGGGAGTTTAACGACTTTTATGCAAGTTCTTATTGACCCGAATGAATTTCTAACGGTACAAAATCGTATGTTTGCAAGCTTCAATAACGTTAATACAGACATATTAGGAGCTTCATTGATTCTCATGATTCTCTTAACTCTATTCTTTTATAAAGATTTAAAGTATTTAGATGTATTAGCTCTTGGGAAAGAGCATGCGGTGAACCTAGGTGTCGATTATGACAAAGTGGTGAGAAGATTACTCGTTGTCGTTGCCATTCTTGTATCAATTGCGACAGCATTAGTTGGACCAATTACGTTCCTTGGCTTGCTTGTAGCGAATGTAGCTCATGAATTTATGAAGACGTATAAACATAATTATCTTATCGTCGGCGCTATTTTAATTAGTGTTATAGCTCTAGTTGGTGGACAGTTACTTGTAGAGAGAGTGTTTGCTTTTTCAACACCACTAAGTGTCATCATTAATTTCGTCGGTGGTGTGTACTTCTTATATCTTTTATTAAAGGAGACGAGAAAATGGTAGAAGTGATTAATGTTACAAAG
Proteins encoded:
- a CDS encoding YjiH family protein, whose protein sequence is MTGKNRQKVNTSAQNRTIANYLRFIIPSLVGVFLFMVPLKVNGDITIPVAFLAKQVEGLLLHALPTVMTVILLIVALLTAWMTLLKPSFIEDKPFMKSLFQVHPSWLFIRILGFIFAVMTLLKLGPEWVWSGDTGGLLLFELIPLLFTIFLFAGLFLPLLLNYGLLEFFGVMLNKVMRPVFTLPGRSSIDCLASWMGDGTIGVLLTNKQYEEGFYTKREAAVIGTTFSVVSITFSIVILTYMNLEHLFIQYYLTIVLAGFVAAVICPRIPPLSRKPNTYIVEGKQTETNDLGELNLFQYGLKLAVRRASANTGVASTVKGGVKNVFDMWFGVIPVVMALGTLALVAAEHTIIFEVLGAPFVPILSVLQVPEAAQAAQTMVVGFADMFLPAVIGSGIESDFTRFVIACVSVTQLIYMSEVGGLLLASKLPVTFLDLVIIFLERTIITLPIIVLMAHIIF
- a CDS encoding ABC transporter permease, whose translation is MRKRYLVIILILLSIASLFIGVRDISPLDIFRLSEEQIQTLLIVRFPRLISIIIAGVGMSVCGLIMQQLTRNRFVSPTTAGTLDSARLGILVSLILFTSASPLQKMLVAFAFALIGTFIFMKILERIKFKDTIFIPLVGLMFGNIVSSITTFFAYRFDLIQNMSAWLQGNFAGIVRGSYELLYISIPVLLIAYFFANRFTVAGMGEEFSVNLGLNYKQVVNIGLIIVALITSVVVLTVGMIPFLGLIIPNIVTIYKGDNLRENLPYTALLGAIFVLFCDILGRLIIYPYEIAIGLTVGVIGSGIFLYLLLRRKRYGF
- a CDS encoding iron chelate uptake ABC transporter family permease subunit; amino-acid sequence: MGFKGKLISLLVIAVGLTVLYMTVGANGNWEYVLPRRGYKIAAIILTGAAIAFSTMVFQTITNNRILTPSIIGLDSLYMLIQTFIIFTFGSLSIVMVNKHLNFAVSVGLMILFAGVFFKLLFKREGSNIYFLLLIGLIFGTLFGSLTTFMQVLIDPNEFLTVQNRMFASFNNVNTDILGASLILMILLTLFFYKDLKYLDVLALGKEHAVNLGVDYDKVVRRLLVVVAILVSIATALVGPITFLGLLVANVAHEFMKTYKHNYLIVGAILISVIALVGGQLLVERVFAFSTPLSVIINFVGGVYFLYLLLKETRKW
- a CDS encoding MarR family winged helix-turn-helix transcriptional regulator, coding for MAYDKYILAESVGYKITNTARLVTNRLNNNFKQNDLPVTNEQWAIMIRLWEEDGLTQNRLASLTNKDSASVSRLINNMIKRDLVTRIPHPVDKRTNLIFLTNAGKSLQVAMIEQAQKTVEQISQNISDEDMKTFLKVLYQIDENLSD